A region from the Paenibacillus sp. IHBB 10380 genome encodes:
- a CDS encoding NifU N-terminal domain-containing protein, with amino-acid sequence MAIEIHVQETPNPNSIKINTNQTIFEGTGSTSLKSGDSTDHPLASALLSIEGIDNIFGIRDFVTVSKDPDAQWDDILPKVEEAFKVVYG; translated from the coding sequence ATGGCAATAGAAATTCATGTTCAGGAAACACCGAATCCGAATTCAATCAAGATCAATACAAATCAGACCATATTTGAAGGTACTGGGAGTACATCATTGAAAAGTGGCGATTCAACAGATCATCCCTTGGCGAGTGCTCTACTCAGTATAGAAGGTATTGACAATATATTTGGGATTAGAGATTTCGTAACGGTGAGCAAGGATCCGGATGCACAGTGGGACGATATTCTACCCAAAGTAGAAGAGGCTTTTAAAGTAGTGTATGGCTGA